A genomic window from Nicotiana sylvestris chromosome 11, ASM39365v2, whole genome shotgun sequence includes:
- the LOC104245312 gene encoding AP-2 complex subunit alpha-1-like isoform X1 has protein sequence MALSGMRGLSVFISDIRNCQNKEQERLRVDKELGNIRTRFKNEKGLTPYEKKKYVWKMLYIYMLGYDVDFGHMEAVSLISAPKYPEKQVGYIVTSCLLNENHDFLRLAINTVRNDIVGRNETFQCLALTLVGNIGGRDFAESLAPDVQKLLISSSCRPLVRKKAALCLLRLFRKNPDVMNVDGWSDRMAQLLDERDLGVLTSSMSLLVALVSYNHEEYWSCLPKCVKVLERLARSQDVPQEYTYYGIPSPWLQVKTMRALQYFPTIEDPNTRRSLFEVLQRILMGTDVVKNVNKNNASHAVLFEALALVMHLDAEKEMMSQCVALLGKFIAVREPNIRYLGLENMTRMLMVTDVQDIIKRHQAQIITSLKDPDISIRRRALDLLYGMCDVSNAKDIVEELLQYLNTAEFVMREELSLKIAILAEKFAPDLSWYVDVILQLIDKAGDFVSDDIWFRVVQFVTNNEDLQVTLAALLYMLLLFGVSLDGAHYFQPLPQPYAALKAREYLDKPAIHETMVKVSAYILGEYSHLLARRPGCSPKEIFNIIHEKLPTVTTSTIPILLSTYAKILMHTQPPDPELQNQIWAIFRKYESCIEVEIQQRAVEYFELSKKGAALMDILAEMPKFPERQSSLIRKAEDTEADTADQSAIKLRAQQQTSNALVMSDQRPANGTPPVSQLGLVKVPSMSNVDRDSADQGETQSNGTLTVVDPQPPSTPSPDLLGDLLSPLAIEVPQPDANQSDHNLGAGVKGAPTAEDALALAPVEEQMNTIQPIGNIAERFHALCLKDSGVLYEDPYIQIGIKADWRAHHGRLVLFLGNKNTSPLASVQAQILPPSHLRVELSLVPETIPPRAQVQCPLEVVNLRPSRDVAVLDFSYKFGTHLVNVKLRLPALLNKFLQSISVSPEEFFPQWRSLSGPPLKLQEVVRGVRPLPLLEMANLFNSLRLVVCPGLDPNTNNLIASTTFYSESTRAMLCLVRIETDPADRTQLRMTVASGDPTLTFELKEFIKEQLVSLPTAPGAPAPPTPLQPQPQPTSPPPAVSDPGALLAGLL, from the exons ATGGCGTTATCTGGAATGAGAGGATTGTCGGTGTTCATAAGCGACATTCGTAATTGCCAGAACAAAGAACAGGAACGCCTTCGTGTCGATAAAGAGCTCGGCAATATTCGTACTCGCTTTAAAAACGAAAAG GGTTTGACACCATATGAAAAGAAGAAATATGTCTGGAAAATGCTGTATATTTATATGCTTGGTTATGATGTGGACTTTGGTCACATGGAAGCTGTATCTCTGATATCTGCTCCAAAGTATCCTGAGAAGCAG GTTGGGTATATAGTGACATCATGTTTGCTCAATGAGAATCATGATTTTTTAAGATTAGCCATTAATACAGTACGCAATGACATAGTCGGCCGCAATGAGACTTTCCAATGTCTAGCATTGACATTG gttggAAATATTGGGGGAAGAGACTTTGCAGAATCTCTAGCTCCTGATGTTCAAAAGTTACTT ATATCAAGCAGTTGCAGACCGCTGGTGAGGAAGAAGGCTGCATTATGTCTCCTACGTCTTTTCAGGAAAAATCCTGATGTCATGAATGTAGATGGCTG GTCAGATCGGATGGCACAACTGCTAGATGAACGGGATTTAGGTGTCTTGACATCTTCCATGAGCCTTCTAGTTGCATTAGTGTCATATAACCACGAAGAATATTGGAGTTGTCTTCCAAAATGTGTTAAAGTATTGGAAAGGCTTGCAAGGAGCCAAGATGTACCACAGGAATATACCTACTATGGGATCCCATCTCCCTGGCTTCAG GTAAAGACTATGAGGGCTCTTCAGTATTTTCCTACTATTGAGGATCCAAATACTAGAAGATCACTGTTTGAG GTTTTGCAAAGGATATTGATGGGAACCGATGTGGTGAAAAATGTGAACAAGAACAATGCATCACATGCTGTCCTCTTTGAAGCCCTTGCCCTT GTCATGCATCTTGATGCTGAAAAAGAGATGATGTCTCAATGTGTTGCACTGCTTGGGAAATTCATTGCTGTCCGTGAGCCAAATATTCGTTATCTCGGTTTG GAAAATATGACTCGGATGTTGATGGTCACAGATGTACAGGACATCATAAAAAGACATCAAGCCCAGATTATTACCTCACTGAAGGATCCTGATATCAG TATAAGGAGGCGTGCCCTTGATTTACTATATGGAATGTGTGATGTTTCCAATGCCAAGGACATAGTGGAGGAATTATTGCAG TATCTTAATACAGCAGAGTTTGTGATGCGTGAAGAACTGTCACTCAAAATTGCAATTCTTGCAGAGAAATTTGCTCCTGATTTGTCATG GTATGTTGATGTCATCCTTCAATTAATTGACAAGGCTGGTGATTTCGTCAGTGATGACATTTGGTTCCGTGTTGTGCAGTTTGTTACAAATAACGAAGATCTACAGGTAACTCTAGCTGCTCTTTTGTATATGCTACTTTTGTTTGGTGTCTCTTTAGATGGAGCTCACTACTTTCAACCCCTTCCTCAGCCTTATGCAGCTTTGAAAGCCAGAGAATATCTTGATAAGCCTGCCATTCATGAAACAATGGTCAAG GTCAGTGCATATATCCTTGGAGAATACAGCCATCTTCTGGCTAGAAGGCCTGGATGTAGTCCAAAGGAAATCTTTAACATCATTCATGAGAAGCTTCCTACTGTTAC GACTTCAACAATTCCCATTCTTCTGTCAACTTATGCAAAGATATTGATGCACACACAGCCACCAGATCCAGAGCTGCAGAATCAGATTTGGGCAATATTCAGGAA ATATGAAAGCTGCATCGAAGTTGAAATACAGCAACGGGCTGTGGAATACTTTGAGTTGAGTAAGAAAGGTGCAGCTTTAATGGATATCTTAGCCGAAATGCCAAAGTTCCCTGAGCGACAG TCTTCACTGATAAGAAAAGCTGAGGATACTGAGGCTGATACCGCTGACCAAAGTGCAATCAAGTTGCGTGCACAACAGCAAACTTCTAATGCTTTAGTAATGTCAGACCAACGCCCTGCTAATGGAACTCCACCAGTCAGCCAGCTAGGTTTAGTAAAAGTTCCAAGCATGAGCAATGTG GATCGTGATTCAGCAGATCAAGGGGAGACTCAGTCAAATGGAACTTTGACTGTTGTGGATCCTCAACCCCCTTCAACCCCTTCGCCTGATCTCCTGGGTGATCTTTTAAGTCCTCTGGCTATTGAGGTCCCTCAGCCTGATGCTAACCAATCTGACCATAATTTGGGTGCTGGTGTTAAAGGTGCTCCAACTGCAGAGGATGCACTAGCACTTGCACCTGTTGAAGAACAGATGAACACCATCCAG CCAATAGGAAACATTGCAGAAAGGTTTCATGCCTTGTGCCTTAAAGATAGTGGTGTATTATATGAGGATCCATATATTCAG ATTGGTATAAAAGCAGATTGGCGGGCACATCATGGACGACTTGTTCTCTTCTTAGGAAATAAAAATACCTCTCCACTGGCTTCAGTACAGGCTCAAATATTGCCTCCATCTCATTTGAGGGTGGAACTATCATTAGTACCTGAGACTATTCCACCACGTGCACAG GTTCAATGTCCGCTTGAAGTTGTTAACCTTCGTCCAAGTAGGGATGTTGCTGTTCTTGACTTCTCATATAAGTTTGGAACCCATCTG GTTAATGTTAAACTTCGTCTTCCTGCTCTCTTGAATAAGTTTCTTCAGTCTATCTCAGTATCTCCAGAAGAATTTTTCCCACAATGGAGATCACTATCTGGGCCGCCATTGAAGCTCCAAGAAGTG GTTAGAGGTGTAAGACCATTGCCACTTCTTGAAATGGCAAACTTGTTCAACAGTCTCCGGTTGGTGGTGTGTCCAGGACTT GATCCAAATACAAATAATTTGATTGCTAGCACAACTTTCTATTCTGAGAGTACGCGAGCCATGTTGTGTTTG
- the LOC104245312 gene encoding AP-2 complex subunit alpha-1-like isoform X3, whose translation MALSGMRGLSVFISNIRNCQNKEQERLCVDKQLGSLRTRFKNEKGLTPYEKKKYVWKMLYIYMLGYDVDFGHMEAVSLISAPKYPEKQVGYIVTSCLLNENHDFLRLAINTVRNDIVGRNETFQCLALTLVGNIGGRDFAESLAPDVQKLLISSSCRPLVRKKAALCLLRLFRKNPDVMNVDGWSDRMAQLLDERDLGVLTSSMSLLVALVSYNHEEYWSCLPKCVKVLERLARSQDVPQEYTYYGIPSPWLQVKTMRALQYFPTIEDPNTRRSLFEVLQRILMGTDVVKNVNKNNASHAVLFEALALVMHLDAEKEMMSQCVALLGKFIAVREPNIRYLGLENMTRMLMVTDVQDIIKRHQAQIITSLKDPDISIRRRALDLLYGMCDVSNAKDIVEELLQYLNTAEFVMREELSLKIAILAEKFAPDLSWYVDVILQLIDKAGDFVSDDIWFRVVQFVTNNEDLQPYAALKAREYLDKPAIHETMVKVSAYILGEYSHLLARRPGCSPKEIFNIIHEKLPTVTTSTIPILLSTYAKILMHTQPPDPELQNQIWAIFRKYESCIEVEIQQRAVEYFELSKKGAALMDILAEMPKFPERQSSLIRKAEDTEADTADQSAIKLRAQQQTSNALVMSDQRPANGTPPVSQLGLVKVPSMSNVDRDSADQGETQSNGTLTVVDPQPPSTPSPDLLGDLLSPLAIEVPQPDANQSDHNLGAGVKGAPTAEDALALAPVEEQMNTIQPIGNIAERFHALCLKDSGVLYEDPYIQIGIKADWRAHHGRLVLFLGNKNTSPLASVQAQILPPSHLRVELSLVPETIPPRAQVQCPLEVVNLRPSRDVAVLDFSYKFGTHLVNVKLRLPALLNKFLQSISVSPEEFFPQWRSLSGPPLKLQEVVRGVRPLPLLEMANLFNSLRLVVCPGLDPNTNNLIASTTFYSESTRAMLCLVRIETDPADRTQLRMTVASGDPTLTFELKEFIKEQLVSLPTAPGAPAPPTPLQPQPQPTSPPPAVSDPGALLAGLL comes from the exons ATGGCGTTATCTGGTATGAGAGGTTTATCTGTGTTTATCAGTAATATCCGTAATTGCCAAAACAAAGAACAGGAACGCCTTTGCGTTGACAAACAACTCGGCAGTCTTCGTACTCGCTTTAAAAACGAAAAG GGTTTGACACCATATGAAAAGAAGAAATATGTCTGGAAAATGCTGTATATTTATATGCTTGGTTATGATGTGGACTTTGGTCACATGGAAGCTGTATCTCTGATATCTGCTCCAAAGTATCCTGAGAAGCAG GTTGGGTATATAGTGACATCATGTTTGCTCAATGAGAATCATGATTTTTTAAGATTAGCCATTAATACAGTACGCAATGACATAGTCGGCCGCAATGAGACTTTCCAATGTCTAGCATTGACATTG gttggAAATATTGGGGGAAGAGACTTTGCAGAATCTCTAGCTCCTGATGTTCAAAAGTTACTT ATATCAAGCAGTTGCAGACCGCTGGTGAGGAAGAAGGCTGCATTATGTCTCCTACGTCTTTTCAGGAAAAATCCTGATGTCATGAATGTAGATGGCTG GTCAGATCGGATGGCACAACTGCTAGATGAACGGGATTTAGGTGTCTTGACATCTTCCATGAGCCTTCTAGTTGCATTAGTGTCATATAACCACGAAGAATATTGGAGTTGTCTTCCAAAATGTGTTAAAGTATTGGAAAGGCTTGCAAGGAGCCAAGATGTACCACAGGAATATACCTACTATGGGATCCCATCTCCCTGGCTTCAG GTAAAGACTATGAGGGCTCTTCAGTATTTTCCTACTATTGAGGATCCAAATACTAGAAGATCACTGTTTGAG GTTTTGCAAAGGATATTGATGGGAACCGATGTGGTGAAAAATGTGAACAAGAACAATGCATCACATGCTGTCCTCTTTGAAGCCCTTGCCCTT GTCATGCATCTTGATGCTGAAAAAGAGATGATGTCTCAATGTGTTGCACTGCTTGGGAAATTCATTGCTGTCCGTGAGCCAAATATTCGTTATCTCGGTTTG GAAAATATGACTCGGATGTTGATGGTCACAGATGTACAGGACATCATAAAAAGACATCAAGCCCAGATTATTACCTCACTGAAGGATCCTGATATCAG TATAAGGAGGCGTGCCCTTGATTTACTATATGGAATGTGTGATGTTTCCAATGCCAAGGACATAGTGGAGGAATTATTGCAG TATCTTAATACAGCAGAGTTTGTGATGCGTGAAGAACTGTCACTCAAAATTGCAATTCTTGCAGAGAAATTTGCTCCTGATTTGTCATG GTATGTTGATGTCATCCTTCAATTAATTGACAAGGCTGGTGATTTCGTCAGTGATGACATTTGGTTCCGTGTTGTGCAGTTTGTTACAAATAACGAAGATCTACAG CCTTATGCAGCTTTGAAAGCCAGAGAATATCTTGATAAGCCTGCCATTCATGAAACAATGGTCAAG GTCAGTGCATATATCCTTGGAGAATACAGCCATCTTCTGGCTAGAAGGCCTGGATGTAGTCCAAAGGAAATCTTTAACATCATTCATGAGAAGCTTCCTACTGTTAC GACTTCAACAATTCCCATTCTTCTGTCAACTTATGCAAAGATATTGATGCACACACAGCCACCAGATCCAGAGCTGCAGAATCAGATTTGGGCAATATTCAGGAA ATATGAAAGCTGCATCGAAGTTGAAATACAGCAACGGGCTGTGGAATACTTTGAGTTGAGTAAGAAAGGTGCAGCTTTAATGGATATCTTAGCCGAAATGCCAAAGTTCCCTGAGCGACAG TCTTCACTGATAAGAAAAGCTGAGGATACTGAGGCTGATACCGCTGACCAAAGTGCAATCAAGTTGCGTGCACAACAGCAAACTTCTAATGCTTTAGTAATGTCAGACCAACGCCCTGCTAATGGAACTCCACCAGTCAGCCAGCTAGGTTTAGTAAAAGTTCCAAGCATGAGCAATGTG GATCGTGATTCAGCAGATCAAGGGGAGACTCAGTCAAATGGAACTTTGACTGTTGTGGATCCTCAACCCCCTTCAACCCCTTCGCCTGATCTCCTGGGTGATCTTTTAAGTCCTCTGGCTATTGAGGTCCCTCAGCCTGATGCTAACCAATCTGACCATAATTTGGGTGCTGGTGTTAAAGGTGCTCCAACTGCAGAGGATGCACTAGCACTTGCACCTGTTGAAGAACAGATGAACACCATCCAG CCAATAGGAAACATTGCAGAAAGGTTTCATGCCTTGTGCCTTAAAGATAGTGGTGTATTATATGAGGATCCATATATTCAG ATTGGTATAAAAGCAGATTGGCGGGCACATCATGGACGACTTGTTCTCTTCTTAGGAAATAAAAATACCTCTCCACTGGCTTCAGTACAGGCTCAAATATTGCCTCCATCTCATTTGAGGGTGGAACTATCATTAGTACCTGAGACTATTCCACCACGTGCACAG GTTCAATGTCCGCTTGAAGTTGTTAACCTTCGTCCAAGTAGGGATGTTGCTGTTCTTGACTTCTCATATAAGTTTGGAACCCATCTG GTTAATGTTAAACTTCGTCTTCCTGCTCTCTTGAATAAGTTTCTTCAGTCTATCTCAGTATCTCCAGAAGAATTTTTCCCACAATGGAGATCACTATCTGGGCCGCCATTGAAGCTCCAAGAAGTG GTTAGAGGTGTAAGACCATTGCCACTTCTTGAAATGGCAAACTTGTTCAACAGTCTCCGGTTGGTGGTGTGTCCAGGACTT GATCCAAATACAAATAATTTGATTGCTAGCACAACTTTCTATTCTGAGAGTACGCGAGCCATGTTGTGTTTG
- the LOC104245312 gene encoding AP-2 complex subunit alpha-1-like isoform X2 produces MALSGMRGLSVFISDIRNCQNKEQERLRVDKELGNIRTRFKNEKGLTPYEKKKYVWKMLYIYMLGYDVDFGHMEAVSLISAPKYPEKQVGYIVTSCLLNENHDFLRLAINTVRNDIVGRNETFQCLALTLVGNIGGRDFAESLAPDVQKLLISSSCRPLVRKKAALCLLRLFRKNPDVMNVDGWSDRMAQLLDERDLGVLTSSMSLLVALVSYNHEEYWSCLPKCVKVLERLARSQDVPQEYTYYGIPSPWLQVKTMRALQYFPTIEDPNTRRSLFEVLQRILMGTDVVKNVNKNNASHAVLFEALALVMHLDAEKEMMSQCVALLGKFIAVREPNIRYLGLENMTRMLMVTDVQDIIKRHQAQIITSLKDPDISIRRRALDLLYGMCDVSNAKDIVEELLQYLNTAEFVMREELSLKIAILAEKFAPDLSWYVDVILQLIDKAGDFVSDDIWFRVVQFVTNNEDLQPYAALKAREYLDKPAIHETMVKVSAYILGEYSHLLARRPGCSPKEIFNIIHEKLPTVTTSTIPILLSTYAKILMHTQPPDPELQNQIWAIFRKYESCIEVEIQQRAVEYFELSKKGAALMDILAEMPKFPERQSSLIRKAEDTEADTADQSAIKLRAQQQTSNALVMSDQRPANGTPPVSQLGLVKVPSMSNVDRDSADQGETQSNGTLTVVDPQPPSTPSPDLLGDLLSPLAIEVPQPDANQSDHNLGAGVKGAPTAEDALALAPVEEQMNTIQPIGNIAERFHALCLKDSGVLYEDPYIQIGIKADWRAHHGRLVLFLGNKNTSPLASVQAQILPPSHLRVELSLVPETIPPRAQVQCPLEVVNLRPSRDVAVLDFSYKFGTHLVNVKLRLPALLNKFLQSISVSPEEFFPQWRSLSGPPLKLQEVVRGVRPLPLLEMANLFNSLRLVVCPGLDPNTNNLIASTTFYSESTRAMLCLVRIETDPADRTQLRMTVASGDPTLTFELKEFIKEQLVSLPTAPGAPAPPTPLQPQPQPTSPPPAVSDPGALLAGLL; encoded by the exons ATGGCGTTATCTGGAATGAGAGGATTGTCGGTGTTCATAAGCGACATTCGTAATTGCCAGAACAAAGAACAGGAACGCCTTCGTGTCGATAAAGAGCTCGGCAATATTCGTACTCGCTTTAAAAACGAAAAG GGTTTGACACCATATGAAAAGAAGAAATATGTCTGGAAAATGCTGTATATTTATATGCTTGGTTATGATGTGGACTTTGGTCACATGGAAGCTGTATCTCTGATATCTGCTCCAAAGTATCCTGAGAAGCAG GTTGGGTATATAGTGACATCATGTTTGCTCAATGAGAATCATGATTTTTTAAGATTAGCCATTAATACAGTACGCAATGACATAGTCGGCCGCAATGAGACTTTCCAATGTCTAGCATTGACATTG gttggAAATATTGGGGGAAGAGACTTTGCAGAATCTCTAGCTCCTGATGTTCAAAAGTTACTT ATATCAAGCAGTTGCAGACCGCTGGTGAGGAAGAAGGCTGCATTATGTCTCCTACGTCTTTTCAGGAAAAATCCTGATGTCATGAATGTAGATGGCTG GTCAGATCGGATGGCACAACTGCTAGATGAACGGGATTTAGGTGTCTTGACATCTTCCATGAGCCTTCTAGTTGCATTAGTGTCATATAACCACGAAGAATATTGGAGTTGTCTTCCAAAATGTGTTAAAGTATTGGAAAGGCTTGCAAGGAGCCAAGATGTACCACAGGAATATACCTACTATGGGATCCCATCTCCCTGGCTTCAG GTAAAGACTATGAGGGCTCTTCAGTATTTTCCTACTATTGAGGATCCAAATACTAGAAGATCACTGTTTGAG GTTTTGCAAAGGATATTGATGGGAACCGATGTGGTGAAAAATGTGAACAAGAACAATGCATCACATGCTGTCCTCTTTGAAGCCCTTGCCCTT GTCATGCATCTTGATGCTGAAAAAGAGATGATGTCTCAATGTGTTGCACTGCTTGGGAAATTCATTGCTGTCCGTGAGCCAAATATTCGTTATCTCGGTTTG GAAAATATGACTCGGATGTTGATGGTCACAGATGTACAGGACATCATAAAAAGACATCAAGCCCAGATTATTACCTCACTGAAGGATCCTGATATCAG TATAAGGAGGCGTGCCCTTGATTTACTATATGGAATGTGTGATGTTTCCAATGCCAAGGACATAGTGGAGGAATTATTGCAG TATCTTAATACAGCAGAGTTTGTGATGCGTGAAGAACTGTCACTCAAAATTGCAATTCTTGCAGAGAAATTTGCTCCTGATTTGTCATG GTATGTTGATGTCATCCTTCAATTAATTGACAAGGCTGGTGATTTCGTCAGTGATGACATTTGGTTCCGTGTTGTGCAGTTTGTTACAAATAACGAAGATCTACAG CCTTATGCAGCTTTGAAAGCCAGAGAATATCTTGATAAGCCTGCCATTCATGAAACAATGGTCAAG GTCAGTGCATATATCCTTGGAGAATACAGCCATCTTCTGGCTAGAAGGCCTGGATGTAGTCCAAAGGAAATCTTTAACATCATTCATGAGAAGCTTCCTACTGTTAC GACTTCAACAATTCCCATTCTTCTGTCAACTTATGCAAAGATATTGATGCACACACAGCCACCAGATCCAGAGCTGCAGAATCAGATTTGGGCAATATTCAGGAA ATATGAAAGCTGCATCGAAGTTGAAATACAGCAACGGGCTGTGGAATACTTTGAGTTGAGTAAGAAAGGTGCAGCTTTAATGGATATCTTAGCCGAAATGCCAAAGTTCCCTGAGCGACAG TCTTCACTGATAAGAAAAGCTGAGGATACTGAGGCTGATACCGCTGACCAAAGTGCAATCAAGTTGCGTGCACAACAGCAAACTTCTAATGCTTTAGTAATGTCAGACCAACGCCCTGCTAATGGAACTCCACCAGTCAGCCAGCTAGGTTTAGTAAAAGTTCCAAGCATGAGCAATGTG GATCGTGATTCAGCAGATCAAGGGGAGACTCAGTCAAATGGAACTTTGACTGTTGTGGATCCTCAACCCCCTTCAACCCCTTCGCCTGATCTCCTGGGTGATCTTTTAAGTCCTCTGGCTATTGAGGTCCCTCAGCCTGATGCTAACCAATCTGACCATAATTTGGGTGCTGGTGTTAAAGGTGCTCCAACTGCAGAGGATGCACTAGCACTTGCACCTGTTGAAGAACAGATGAACACCATCCAG CCAATAGGAAACATTGCAGAAAGGTTTCATGCCTTGTGCCTTAAAGATAGTGGTGTATTATATGAGGATCCATATATTCAG ATTGGTATAAAAGCAGATTGGCGGGCACATCATGGACGACTTGTTCTCTTCTTAGGAAATAAAAATACCTCTCCACTGGCTTCAGTACAGGCTCAAATATTGCCTCCATCTCATTTGAGGGTGGAACTATCATTAGTACCTGAGACTATTCCACCACGTGCACAG GTTCAATGTCCGCTTGAAGTTGTTAACCTTCGTCCAAGTAGGGATGTTGCTGTTCTTGACTTCTCATATAAGTTTGGAACCCATCTG GTTAATGTTAAACTTCGTCTTCCTGCTCTCTTGAATAAGTTTCTTCAGTCTATCTCAGTATCTCCAGAAGAATTTTTCCCACAATGGAGATCACTATCTGGGCCGCCATTGAAGCTCCAAGAAGTG GTTAGAGGTGTAAGACCATTGCCACTTCTTGAAATGGCAAACTTGTTCAACAGTCTCCGGTTGGTGGTGTGTCCAGGACTT GATCCAAATACAAATAATTTGATTGCTAGCACAACTTTCTATTCTGAGAGTACGCGAGCCATGTTGTGTTTG